The nucleotide sequence GTAGCCGTTGTAGTAGGCCAGCACGATCGACTCGCGCTGCAGCTCGGTCAGCGCGGCCAGGCACTGCCGCACCCGCTGCTGCTCCAGACCGGCCAAAGTGGACTCGGTCACCTCGTCGAACGGCCGTCGCACGTCCATCAGGCCGGCCCGCTCCTCCCGGTCGACGCCGGCCTGGTGCGAGCGCACGCGGTCGACGGCCCGGCGGTGGGCGATGGTCAGCACCCACGACAGCGCACTGCCGCGCTCCGGCTCGTACCTCGTCGCCTTGCGCCACACCTCCACCAGCACCTCCTGCGCCACTTCTTCGGCCTGCGCGTGACTGCGCAGCACGCGCGTCGCCAGGCCGAGCACCGGACCGGCGACGAGGTCGTAGAGCGACGCGAACGCCGTCTCATCGCCCGCCGCCACCCGCCGGAGCAGTTCTTCGGCGCTCGGCGCGAGCGCCTGCGCCTCATCCGGTTGCAGTCGCAACCGCCCACGCTCAGCCATGCCGGCACCCTCCACGTCATCCCGCTTCCCGTGCAGGGTTCGCCGCCGGAGGGTGGACCGGACTGGTGTGCGGTGACCCTTCCCACCCGGAAGGCGCAACTCCGGCGCCGGGACCCATCCGGCGGCGGCGCGGCTCCGAAAGCTCGTTCAGGAGCTGTGACGAACGCTCACCATGAGTG is from Amycolatopsis mediterranei and encodes:
- the sigK gene encoding ECF RNA polymerase sigma factor SigK translates to MAERGRLRLQPDEAQALAPSAEELLRRVAAGDETAFASLYDLVAGPVLGLATRVLRSHAQAEEVAQEVLVEVWRKATRYEPERGSALSWVLTIAHRRAVDRVRSHQAGVDREERAGLMDVRRPFDEVTESTLAGLEQQRVRQCLAALTELQRESIVLAYYNGYTYPEVAEVLKVAPGTVKTRIRDGLIRLRDCLGVDR